A genomic stretch from Theropithecus gelada isolate Dixy chromosome 2, Tgel_1.0, whole genome shotgun sequence includes:
- the LOC112618971 gene encoding LOW QUALITY PROTEIN: uncharacterized protein LOC112618971 (The sequence of the model RefSeq protein was modified relative to this genomic sequence to represent the inferred CDS: inserted 1 base in 1 codon; deleted 3 bases in 2 codons; substituted 1 base at 1 genomic stop codon), which yields MDSGCIRSAFLLMAASHTLGPVPGTQQALDSRKPPHAQGGPRCLSGWERAEPLAGSWLLLXKPLAFSCLRILSPFQTGLGTRLFPAFRITLPGTIYVFKKQTHLLNKRMKQXMRHGGNQDGWHRHRYMWWLLEAGRARAAAGHLPRPCPPSSQGLSGLLQWVPKGPSFPWASGHLDPQPTC from the exons ATGGACTCTGGCTGTATC AGGAGTGCCTTCTTGCTCATGGCTGCGTCCCACACCCttggcccagtgcctggcacacagcaggcacttgACAGTAGGAAGCCGCCCCATGCCCAGGGTGGCCCCAGGTGT CTGTCAGGTTGGGAGCGGGCTGAGCCCTTGGCTGGGTCCTGGCTTCTGC AGAAACCACTGGCTTTCTCTTGTCTCCGAATTCTCTCACCCTTTCAGACTGGCTTGGGGACACGCCTCTTCCCCGCCTTCAGGATCACCTTGCCAGGCACAATTTATGTGTTTAAGAAGCAgacacatttgttgaataaaagaatgaagcaatgaaTGAGGCATGGGGGCAACCAAGATGGCTGGCACAGACATCGATACATGTGGTGGCTCCTGGAGGCAGGCAGGGCAAGGGCAGCTGCAGGGCACTTACCCAGGCCTTGCCCTCCATCTTCCCAAGGCCTGTCAGGGCTCCTCCAGTGGGTTCCCAAGGGTCCCTCCTTCCCCTGGGCCTCTGGCCACCTTGATCCCCAGCCTACCTGCTGA